A portion of the Mycobacterium paraseoulense genome contains these proteins:
- a CDS encoding cyclic nucleotide-binding domain-containing protein, translating to MRTLEGVLARHPFFGGMDPRYLQLAVGCAANMRFTAGELIFREGHPANHFYLIRAGRIALETPVLGRGSLTVQTLGDGDILGWSWLVPPYNSRFDARAVEATRAIGFDGKCLRDKCEQDHELGYELQKRVIAVLGEHLDATRFRLLDIYVDVIE from the coding sequence GTGCGGACGCTAGAAGGCGTTCTGGCCAGACACCCGTTCTTCGGCGGGATGGACCCGCGTTATTTGCAGTTGGCGGTCGGGTGTGCGGCAAACATGCGCTTCACCGCGGGTGAGTTGATCTTCCGCGAGGGCCACCCCGCCAATCACTTCTACCTCATCCGCGCCGGCAGGATCGCGCTCGAAACCCCCGTTCTGGGCCGTGGCAGCCTGACGGTGCAGACACTCGGAGACGGAGACATCCTTGGATGGTCGTGGCTGGTGCCGCCGTACAACTCGCGGTTCGACGCACGCGCGGTTGAGGCGACGCGCGCCATCGGTTTCGACGGCAAGTGCCTGCGCGACAAGTGCGAACAGGACCACGAACTCGGGTACGAGCTGCAGAAGCGTGTGATCGCGGTTCTCGGAGAGCATCTCGATGCGACAAGGTTCCGGCTCCTGGACATCTATGTCGATGTCATCGAATAA
- a CDS encoding CAP domain-containing protein, whose product MKLREAVRCCAVLLGGAALACTPLANADNKRLNDGVVANVYTVQHNAGCTNDVRINPQLQLAAQWHTDDVLVNRALDGDIGSDGSTPQDRAVAAGYGGSVAETVAINPALAISGLDVINQWYGNPAYLAIMRNCAYTQMGVWSENSLDRSVVVAVYGAPGVRAPR is encoded by the coding sequence GTGAAATTGCGCGAGGCCGTTCGTTGCTGCGCCGTTCTCCTCGGCGGCGCGGCACTCGCCTGCACGCCACTGGCGAACGCGGACAACAAGCGGCTCAACGACGGAGTCGTCGCCAACGTCTACACCGTCCAGCACAACGCCGGATGTACCAACGACGTGCGGATCAATCCGCAACTGCAACTGGCGGCGCAATGGCACACCGACGATGTGCTCGTCAACCGCGCGCTCGACGGTGACATCGGTTCCGACGGCTCGACTCCGCAGGACCGCGCGGTTGCCGCGGGCTACGGGGGCAGCGTCGCCGAGACCGTGGCGATCAATCCGGCGCTGGCGATCAGCGGGCTCGATGTCATCAACCAGTGGTACGGCAACCCCGCCTACCTGGCGATCATGCGGAATTGTGCCTACACGCAGATGGGGGTGTGGTCCGAGAACAGCCTGGACCGCAGCGTGGTGGTCGCCGTGTACGGCGCACCCGGCGTTCGGGCGCCGAGATGA
- a CDS encoding DUF732 domain-containing protein, whose product MNLRRLTGPAAAVAALLCTGPPPARADAVAYLVNVTVRPGYNFPNADAALAYGDGICGKVRAGERYAQIMREVKEDFGNPDEYQASYLISQAVGELCPAQIWQLRQSAAGYVPPTGPVPQ is encoded by the coding sequence ATGAATCTTCGCCGGCTGACCGGTCCTGCTGCGGCGGTGGCGGCCCTGCTGTGCACCGGTCCGCCCCCAGCCCGGGCTGATGCGGTGGCCTACCTCGTCAACGTGACGGTGCGCCCGGGCTACAACTTTCCCAACGCCGACGCCGCCCTCGCATACGGGGACGGCATTTGCGGCAAGGTGCGGGCGGGGGAGCGTTACGCGCAGATCATGAGGGAGGTCAAGGAGGACTTCGGCAACCCCGACGAGTACCAGGCCTCGTATCTGATCAGCCAGGCCGTCGGCGAATTGTGCCCCGCCCAGATCTGGCAGCTACGACAATCGGCCGCCGGATACGTTCCGCCGACTGGACCCGTGCCGCAATGA
- a CDS encoding SpoIIAA family protein: MIEILNGFPDDVAAFAIHGHVTKADYDAVLIPSFEDKLTRHKKVRIYCEIAPDLTLLDPTAVWADSKFGVDHYFDWDRCAIVSDVQWVKHVAKFTELLGFLWPGKYRTFSKAEAEQARQWVSEPGGRRGVA, encoded by the coding sequence GTGATCGAGATCCTCAACGGCTTTCCCGACGACGTGGCCGCGTTCGCCATTCATGGGCACGTGACCAAGGCCGATTACGACGCGGTGCTGATACCCAGCTTCGAAGACAAACTGACCCGGCACAAAAAAGTCCGGATATATTGCGAAATCGCGCCTGACTTAACCCTTCTTGACCCGACTGCGGTATGGGCCGACTCGAAATTCGGCGTCGACCACTATTTCGACTGGGACCGGTGCGCGATCGTCAGCGACGTGCAATGGGTGAAACACGTGGCGAAATTCACCGAACTTCTGGGCTTTCTCTGGCCCGGGAAGTACCGTACGTTTTCCAAGGCGGAGGCTGAACAAGCGCGCCAATGGGTTTCCGAACCCGGCGGTCGGCGCGGGGTCGCGTGA
- a CDS encoding Hsp70 family protein — protein sequence MRVGIDFGTTHTVVAAVDRGNYPVISFDGVDAWPSMVAANAAGELRFGAEAAAVRHDPGWSVLRSFKRLLNEAGPQTEVSLVGRSHRLADLLTGFLAQLKTDLLRRSNASLIAGEDIEAAISVPANASSAQRLLTLDAFVAAGFHVAALLNEPSAASLEYAHRYRSTITAKREYVLIYDLGGGTFDASLLKMTGHANEVVISEGIQRLGGDDFDEAIVELVLARSQLSGVDAAARELLREECAARKEAVGPQTRRFLVDLTGVDGTDRPPFSCPVDDVYAACAPLVDKTMRLLDRVLRNSAGGGRDVTWSEVAGIYVVGGAGSFPLVSRMLRTTFGDKRVKRSPHPFAATAIGLAVFLDKESDFALSERFSRNFGVFREAEAGAGVVFDPIVCKDVPLPADGHTPLVVKRTYRAAHNIGHFRFVECSRLVNGRPDGDVTPYDPVLFPFDPALHDRNDLGRQPVGRWRDGPDVEERYVIAPSGAVEVTLTTQPAGFKRTFRLERHASASA from the coding sequence ATGAGGGTCGGCATCGACTTTGGCACCACGCACACCGTCGTTGCGGCCGTCGACCGGGGCAACTACCCGGTCATCTCCTTTGATGGGGTCGACGCGTGGCCGTCGATGGTCGCGGCCAACGCCGCCGGGGAGCTGCGGTTCGGCGCCGAGGCCGCCGCGGTGCGCCACGACCCGGGGTGGTCGGTGCTGCGGTCGTTCAAACGACTACTCAACGAGGCCGGGCCCCAGACCGAGGTGAGCCTGGTCGGCCGCAGCCATCGCCTGGCCGACCTGCTCACCGGCTTTTTGGCCCAGCTGAAAACCGACCTGCTGCGCCGCTCCAACGCCAGCCTCATCGCGGGGGAAGACATCGAGGCCGCGATCAGCGTGCCGGCCAACGCCTCGAGCGCCCAGCGCCTGCTGACCCTCGACGCCTTCGTCGCGGCGGGTTTCCACGTCGCGGCGCTGCTCAACGAGCCGTCCGCGGCAAGCCTCGAATACGCGCACCGGTACCGCTCCACGATCACCGCCAAACGGGAGTACGTCCTCATCTACGACCTGGGCGGGGGCACCTTCGACGCGTCGCTGCTCAAGATGACCGGGCACGCGAACGAGGTCGTCATCAGTGAGGGCATTCAGCGCCTGGGCGGTGACGACTTCGATGAGGCGATCGTCGAGCTCGTCCTGGCGCGCTCGCAGCTGTCCGGCGTGGACGCCGCCGCCCGTGAGCTGTTGCGGGAGGAGTGCGCCGCCCGCAAGGAGGCCGTCGGGCCGCAGACGCGCCGCTTCCTGGTGGACCTGACGGGGGTCGACGGCACCGACCGGCCCCCGTTCTCGTGCCCGGTCGACGACGTCTATGCGGCGTGCGCGCCGCTCGTCGACAAGACGATGCGATTGCTCGACCGCGTCTTGCGCAATTCGGCCGGCGGCGGCCGCGACGTGACGTGGTCGGAGGTCGCCGGCATCTACGTGGTGGGTGGCGCGGGCAGCTTCCCGCTGGTTTCACGGATGCTGCGCACCACCTTCGGCGACAAGCGGGTGAAACGCTCGCCGCACCCGTTCGCGGCCACCGCCATCGGTCTGGCCGTCTTTCTCGACAAGGAGTCCGATTTCGCTCTCTCCGAACGCTTCTCGCGCAACTTTGGGGTGTTCCGGGAGGCGGAAGCCGGTGCGGGTGTCGTCTTCGACCCGATCGTGTGTAAGGACGTCCCCCTGCCCGCCGACGGGCACACCCCGCTGGTGGTGAAGCGCACCTATCGGGCCGCGCACAACATCGGCCACTTCCGATTCGTGGAGTGCAGCCGCCTGGTCAACGGCCGGCCCGACGGCGACGTGACGCCCTACGACCCGGTCCTCTTCCCGTTCGACCCTGCCCTGCACGACAGGAACGATCTCGGGCGGCAGCCGGTCGGCCGGTGGCGCGACGGGCCCGACGTCGAGGAGCGCTACGTCATCGCCCCCAGTGGCGCGGTGGAAGTGACCCTGACGACGCAGCCGGCCGGATTCAAGCGCACCTTTCGCCTGGAGCGCCACGCCTCCGCGAGCGCGTGA
- a CDS encoding MlaE family ABC transporter permease: MSSESVTKPLRSVGDFFAMSLDTFVAIFKLPFAWRELLFQTWFVARVSIIPTLLLTIPFTVLVVFTMNILLVEFGAADFSGTGAATASVTQIGPVVTVLVVAGTGATAMCADLGARAIHGELDALRVMGVDPVRRLAAPRVLAATVVAVSLVSLVTLVGMAGSFFFSVFVQHVTPGAFAAGLTLLTHLPDLILGLVKGALFGMAAALIACYKGISVGGGPQGVGNAVNETVVYSFIALFVINIVVTAVYYTGPQ, from the coding sequence ATGTCCTCAGAGTCCGTCACCAAACCCCTCCGGTCGGTCGGCGATTTCTTCGCCATGTCGCTCGACACATTCGTGGCGATATTCAAGCTGCCCTTTGCATGGCGTGAGCTTCTCTTCCAAACCTGGTTCGTGGCGCGGGTGTCGATCATTCCGACGCTGTTGCTGACGATCCCGTTCACCGTGCTCGTCGTTTTCACCATGAACATCCTGTTGGTCGAGTTCGGGGCGGCCGACTTCTCCGGCACGGGCGCCGCGACCGCCTCGGTCACCCAGATCGGACCGGTCGTGACCGTTCTCGTCGTCGCCGGCACGGGGGCCACGGCGATGTGCGCCGACCTGGGAGCGCGTGCCATCCACGGCGAACTCGACGCGTTACGGGTGATGGGCGTCGACCCGGTTCGCCGGCTGGCCGCACCCCGGGTGCTGGCCGCCACCGTCGTCGCGGTGTCCCTGGTGTCGCTGGTGACCCTGGTGGGCATGGCCGGTTCGTTCTTCTTCTCGGTCTTCGTTCAGCACGTCACCCCGGGCGCCTTCGCAGCGGGTCTGACGCTGCTCACCCACCTGCCCGACCTCATCCTCGGTCTGGTCAAGGGGGCGCTGTTCGGGATGGCGGCCGCTCTGATCGCTTGCTACAAGGGGATTTCCGTCGGCGGCGGCCCGCAAGGCGTCGGCAACGCCGTCAACGAAACCGTCGTGTACTCGTTCATCGCCCTGTTCGTGATCAACATCGTGGTGACAGCCGTCTACTACACGGGTCCACAATGA
- a CDS encoding nitroreductase family protein, producing MELYDVMRTTFAAREFTDDPLPDEVLGRIFDNARFAPSGGNRQGAHITVVRDPDTRRRLAELGRAAARRYFAQLQAGENPWNSVHPSGVPPDVIDRTEIPDTFVAPITKAPVVLVISVDLTVVASIDQDLDRVGLAGGASVYPLIWNVLLAARSEGYGGTITTMAIAAEDQLRRLVGIPDLHAVAAVVPLGKPVRQPTKLRRRPVAEFVTHDRFDGPAFEG from the coding sequence ATGGAGCTCTATGACGTCATGCGAACGACTTTCGCGGCGCGCGAATTCACCGACGACCCGCTGCCCGACGAGGTGCTGGGACGCATCTTCGACAACGCCCGGTTCGCCCCGAGCGGCGGCAACCGGCAGGGCGCGCACATCACGGTGGTGCGCGACCCGGACACCCGCCGCCGGCTCGCCGAGCTGGGTAGGGCCGCCGCCCGCCGCTACTTCGCTCAACTACAGGCGGGTGAAAACCCTTGGAATTCAGTCCATCCCAGCGGTGTGCCACCGGACGTCATCGACCGGACCGAGATCCCCGATACCTTCGTCGCGCCGATCACCAAAGCGCCGGTCGTCCTTGTGATTTCGGTCGACCTGACCGTCGTCGCCTCGATCGACCAGGACTTGGACCGTGTCGGCCTGGCCGGCGGCGCATCGGTGTACCCGCTGATCTGGAACGTTCTGCTGGCCGCCCGCAGCGAGGGGTACGGCGGCACCATCACAACCATGGCCATCGCCGCCGAAGACCAGCTCCGCCGCCTGGTGGGAATCCCCGACCTGCACGCGGTCGCCGCCGTTGTGCCCCTTGGCAAGCCGGTGCGCCAGCCGACCAAGCTGCGCCGCCGCCCGGTCGCGGAATTCGTGACTCACGACCGCTTCGACGGTCCGGCATTCGAGGGCTGA